From Armatimonadota bacterium, one genomic window encodes:
- a CDS encoding M48 family metalloprotease: MYAPFRLLALVLTLALVALPARPAAAALIGTGQEVQIGRDAARELEAEVGVVRDPAQTARVAALGGRLAARSTRPDLPWTFKVLDTGEVNAVSLPGGFIYVTRGLLGFVTSDDELAFVLAHEVAHVDRRHHVQLLERHFLFSIVITLLFGGDPTAASVANFVRFLLQRGFSREAEFEADRVGLGLVQRAGFAPPAALRFLERLRAAEGRDPSQFEVFFRTHPALADRIQRVRTQLRTMGYQVSTRWRAPGAGAFRRTASPKVATRLGSGRAGPPACCAELSSPQPCASMTPTPSPGRSGRRSCTSTPRAPTAG; this comes from the coding sequence GTGTACGCTCCGTTCCGGCTGCTGGCCCTCGTCCTGACCCTGGCCCTCGTCGCCCTCCCGGCCCGCCCGGCCGCCGCCGCCCTCATCGGGACCGGACAGGAGGTGCAGATCGGCCGTGACGCGGCCAGGGAGCTGGAGGCCGAGGTGGGCGTCGTCCGCGACCCCGCCCAGACGGCGCGGGTGGCGGCGCTGGGCGGGCGGCTGGCCGCGCGCTCGACGCGCCCCGACCTCCCCTGGACCTTCAAGGTCCTCGACACGGGCGAGGTGAACGCGGTCTCGCTCCCCGGCGGCTTCATCTACGTCACCCGGGGGCTGCTGGGCTTCGTCACCTCGGACGACGAGCTGGCCTTCGTCCTGGCGCACGAGGTGGCGCACGTCGACCGCCGCCACCACGTCCAGCTCCTCGAGCGGCACTTCCTCTTCAGCATCGTCATCACCTTGCTCTTCGGCGGCGACCCCACCGCGGCGTCGGTGGCCAACTTCGTGCGCTTCCTGCTGCAGCGGGGCTTCAGCCGCGAGGCGGAGTTCGAGGCCGACCGGGTGGGGCTCGGGCTGGTGCAGCGCGCCGGCTTCGCCCCGCCCGCCGCCCTGCGCTTCCTCGAGCGGCTGCGCGCCGCCGAGGGGCGCGACCCCTCCCAGTTCGAGGTCTTCTTCCGCACCCACCCGGCGCTGGCCGACCGCATCCAGCGCGTGCGCACGCAGCTGCGGACGATGGGCTACCAGGTGTCCACGCGCTGGCGCGCGCCGGGCGCGGGCGCCTTCCGGCGCACAGCTTCTCCCAAAGTTGCCACAAGGCTGGGGTCGGGGCGCGCAGGGCCCCCCGCCTGCTGCGCCGAACTCTCCTCACCGCAGCCGTGCGCATCCATGACCCCTACGCCGTCCCCGGGACGTTCCGGAAGGCGCAGCTGCACGTCCACACCACGCGCTCCGACGGCCGGATGA
- a CDS encoding PHP-associated domain-containing protein: protein MTPEAALARYRDLGFAFVCLTDHDRVTLCDALDGPEFVAVPGIEETVVRGIYPLGPHLGRLFVRDRLGRGSVEERVEATRRAGGVAVLHHPSWRGNFWTGEWSLASMRRLRGTFFVEIVNPHSDTAEDVRRWAALLRERPRTEAPGAVAGDDAHGPHQVGRGWVMVKVAAVSADALRQALQSGAFYATTGPSVDLGVTDGAVRCAGEVTRIRFLDRQGRVRAEVPGPEARYHPAGDEEFVRVEAEDGDTGRVWSQPFWLEATELEAPEPERS, encoded by the coding sequence ATGACTCCGGAGGCGGCCCTGGCCCGCTACCGGGACCTGGGGTTCGCGTTCGTCTGCCTCACCGACCACGACCGCGTGACGCTCTGCGACGCGCTGGACGGGCCGGAGTTCGTGGCCGTCCCGGGGATCGAAGAGACCGTCGTGCGCGGCATCTACCCGCTCGGCCCCCACCTGGGCCGCCTCTTCGTCCGGGACCGCCTGGGGCGCGGGTCGGTCGAGGAGCGGGTCGAGGCCACCCGCCGGGCGGGCGGGGTGGCGGTGCTGCACCACCCTTCCTGGCGGGGCAACTTCTGGACCGGGGAGTGGTCGCTGGCGTCGATGCGCCGCCTGCGGGGCACGTTTTTCGTGGAGATCGTGAACCCGCACTCCGACACGGCGGAGGACGTGCGGCGCTGGGCGGCGCTGCTGCGGGAACGCCCGCGGACCGAGGCCCCCGGGGCGGTGGCCGGCGACGACGCCCACGGCCCGCACCAGGTCGGCCGCGGGTGGGTGATGGTCAAGGTGGCGGCGGTGAGCGCGGACGCCCTCCGGCAGGCGCTCCAGTCCGGTGCCTTCTACGCCACGACCGGTCCGTCCGTGGACCTGGGCGTGACGGACGGGGCGGTGCGCTGCGCCGGCGAGGTGACGCGCATCCGCTTCCTCGACCGGCAGGGGCGGGTGCGGGCGGAGGTCCCCGGCCCGGAGGCGCGGTACCACCCCGCGGGCGACGAGGAGTTCGTCCGCGTGGAGGCGGAAGATGGAGACACCGGGCGGGTCTGGTCGCAGCCGTTCTGGCTGGAGGCGACGGAGCTGGAGGCGCCGGAGCCGGAGAGGAGCTGA
- a CDS encoding SDR family oxidoreductase, with protein sequence MTVLVTGGAGFIGAHLVRALVGRGEAVRVLDNLVTGTPENLARALDLAPSAVRRALADADGRPVRLSPACEVIVGDIRDPATLDRACAGVEVVFHEAALRSVPRSMEHPAETHDVNATGTVRLLEAARRAGVRRVVYASSSSVYGDTPLPKHEGQPPQPKSPYAASKLATEVYSQAYTRAFGLSTVGLRYFNVFGPWQDPASEYAAVIPKFIRLALEGQPLPVHGDGLQSRDFTYVDDVVEANLQAAAAGAEADGAVVNIGAGARHTLLDLVAEIARVLGTAPQVVHEPPRPGDVRHTEADITLARRLIGYAPRIGFREGLRRTVEAMREEFLTDHVSSAAPAVGAGGPPSGGAAVRGPGMWEASGRQEGGEP encoded by the coding sequence ATGACGGTGCTGGTCACCGGCGGGGCAGGGTTCATCGGCGCCCACCTCGTGCGCGCACTCGTAGGCCGGGGGGAGGCGGTCCGGGTCCTGGACAACCTGGTCACGGGGACGCCGGAGAACCTGGCCCGGGCGCTCGACCTCGCCCCCTCGGCGGTGCGCCGCGCCCTGGCCGATGCCGACGGCCGGCCCGTCCGACTGAGCCCCGCCTGCGAGGTGATCGTGGGGGACATCCGGGACCCGGCTACCCTCGACCGCGCCTGCGCCGGGGTGGAGGTCGTCTTCCACGAGGCGGCGCTGCGCTCGGTGCCCCGGTCCATGGAGCACCCGGCGGAGACGCACGACGTGAACGCCACGGGGACGGTGCGGCTGCTCGAGGCGGCGCGTCGGGCCGGCGTGCGGCGGGTGGTCTACGCCTCCTCCTCCTCGGTGTACGGCGACACGCCGCTGCCCAAGCACGAGGGGCAGCCGCCCCAGCCCAAGTCCCCTTATGCGGCCAGCAAGCTCGCCACCGAGGTCTACAGCCAGGCCTACACCCGCGCCTTCGGCCTCTCCACGGTGGGGCTGCGCTACTTCAACGTCTTCGGCCCCTGGCAGGACCCGGCCTCCGAGTACGCGGCGGTCATCCCCAAGTTCATCCGCCTGGCCCTGGAGGGGCAGCCCCTTCCGGTGCACGGGGACGGGCTGCAGTCGCGGGACTTCACCTACGTCGACGACGTCGTCGAGGCCAACCTCCAGGCCGCCGCGGCAGGGGCGGAGGCCGACGGGGCGGTGGTGAACATCGGCGCCGGCGCCCGCCACACCCTCCTCGACCTGGTGGCGGAGATCGCCCGGGTGCTGGGGACGGCGCCGCAGGTGGTGCACGAACCGCCACGCCCCGGCGACGTGCGCCACACCGAGGCGGATATCACGCTGGCGCGACGGCTCATCGGCTACGCACCCCGCATCGGCTTCCGGGAAGGGTTGCGGCGGACGGTCGAGGCGATGCGGGAGGAGTTCCTCACCGACCACGTCTCCTCGGCCGCGCCCGCGGTAGGGGCGGGCGGCCCGCCCTCCGGCGGGGCGGCGGTCCGCGGTCCGGGGATGTGGGAGGCGTCCGGGCGGCAGGAGGGTGGTGAGCCATGA
- a CDS encoding UDP-glucose/GDP-mannose dehydrogenase family protein has translation MTEGHRQVQEGDGREVERFAGVADPPRAVAVIGGAGYVGGVTGVGLAHMGHRVTAVDINEERVRRMSRGEAPFHEPGLEALLRQALAGGRLRVTTDLPGALADAEAVFVAVNTPRRDNGEADLSHIIQVAQGLGRHLHRHAVIAVKSTAPVGSHLTIRRVLEQFGRHEGADYDLVANPEFLREGHAVHDFFYPDRVVIGGASPQAVALIRELFAPLGAPILETSIEDAQMIKYAANAFLAMRVSFINEIANVCERVGANVETVARGLGYDRRIGHAYLQPGLGFSGPCLPKDLEGLIRLAEDAGYEPFFLRAILEKNQHQRRQVLRKVADVLGASLVGRRIGALGLAFKPGTDDVRNSAAPEIIDYLERRGAQVRVYDPMVNRAPGIPGEVVGDPYAAAAQADLLLILTAWPQFAALDLARLRQTMRAPNIVDATNLLDPAAVRAAGFTYVSVGRP, from the coding sequence ATGACCGAGGGCCACCGACAGGTCCAGGAGGGTGACGGGCGGGAGGTCGAGCGCTTCGCGGGGGTGGCCGACCCTCCGCGCGCCGTCGCCGTGATCGGCGGGGCCGGCTACGTGGGCGGGGTGACCGGCGTGGGCCTGGCGCACATGGGCCACCGGGTGACCGCCGTGGACATCAACGAGGAGCGGGTGCGCCGGATGTCGCGCGGCGAGGCGCCGTTCCACGAGCCGGGGCTGGAGGCGCTGCTGCGCCAGGCGCTCGCAGGCGGGCGGCTGCGCGTCACCACCGACCTCCCCGGGGCCCTGGCCGACGCCGAGGCCGTCTTCGTGGCGGTGAACACGCCGCGCCGGGACAACGGCGAGGCCGACCTCTCCCACATCATCCAGGTGGCCCAGGGGCTGGGGCGCCACCTGCACCGCCACGCCGTCATCGCCGTGAAGAGCACCGCCCCCGTGGGCTCCCACCTGACCATCCGAAGGGTGCTGGAGCAGTTCGGCCGCCACGAGGGGGCGGACTACGACCTGGTGGCCAACCCCGAGTTCCTGCGCGAGGGGCACGCCGTGCACGACTTCTTCTACCCGGACCGCGTGGTCATCGGCGGGGCGAGCCCCCAGGCGGTGGCCCTCATCCGGGAGCTCTTCGCGCCGCTGGGAGCTCCCATCCTGGAGACGAGCATCGAGGACGCGCAGATGATCAAGTACGCGGCCAACGCCTTCCTGGCCATGCGGGTGTCCTTCATCAACGAGATCGCCAACGTCTGCGAGCGCGTGGGGGCCAACGTGGAGACGGTGGCGCGCGGGTTGGGGTACGACCGGCGCATCGGCCACGCCTACCTGCAGCCGGGGCTCGGCTTCAGCGGCCCCTGCCTGCCCAAGGACCTGGAGGGCCTCATCCGCCTGGCGGAGGACGCCGGCTACGAGCCCTTCTTCCTGCGGGCCATCCTGGAGAAGAACCAGCACCAGCGCCGCCAGGTGCTGCGCAAGGTGGCCGACGTGCTGGGGGCCTCGCTGGTGGGGCGGCGCATCGGGGCGCTGGGCCTGGCCTTCAAACCGGGGACGGACGACGTGCGCAACTCCGCCGCCCCGGAGATCATCGACTACCTGGAGCGGCGCGGGGCGCAGGTGCGCGTCTACGACCCCATGGTGAACCGCGCCCCGGGGATCCCGGGGGAGGTGGTGGGCGACCCCTACGCGGCCGCCGCCCAGGCGGACCTCCTCCTCATCCTGACGGCCTGGCCGCAGTTCGCCGCCCTCGACCTGGCGCGGCTGCGCCAGACGATGCGCGCCCCCAACATCGTGGACGCCACCAACCTGCTCGACCCGGCCGCGGTGCGCGCGGCCGGCTTCACCTACGTGAGCGTCGGCCGGCCGTAG